GGCATCATGAAGTCGACCTGCATGGTGCCGACCTGCCAGGCGCGGCCGATCGAGTCCTTCAGGTGGTACTCGATCTTGGGCGCGTAGAACGCGCCCTCGCCCGGCAATTCCTCCCATTCCACGCCAGCGGCGCGCAGCGCACGGCGCAGCATTTCCTCGGTGCGGTCCCAGAACTCGTCGGAACCGATGCGCTTGTCCGGCCGCAGCGCCAGCTTGATCGCCAGGTCGGTGAAACCGAAGTCGGCATACACCTTCATTGCCTGCAGGTGGAACGCGGTGACTTCCTCCTCGACCTGCTCCGGCGTGCAGAAGATGTGGCCGTCGTCCTGGGTGAACGCGCGCACGCGCATGATGCCGTGCAGCGCGCCGGACGGCTCGTTGCGATGGCAGCCGCCGAACTCGCCGTAGCGGATCGGCAGCTCGCGGTAGCTGTGCAGGCCGGTGTTGAACACCTGCACGTGGCCCGGGCAGTTCATCGGCTTCAGCGCGAACGTATGCTTCTCCGACTCGGTGAAGAACATGTTCTCCTTGTAATTGTCCCAGTGCCCGGACTTCTTCCACAACGACACGTCCAGCACCATCGGGCAGCGCACTTCCTGGTAGCCGCTCTTCTTGTACACGCCGCGCATGTACTGCTCGACCTGCTGCCAGATCGCCCAGCCGTTCGGGTGCCAGAACACCATGCCGGGGCTTTCCTCCTGCTGGTGGAACAGGTCGAGCTGCTTGCCGATCTTGCGGTGGTCGCGCTTCTCGGCCTCCTCCAGCTGGTACAGGTAGGCCTTCAGGTCCTTGTCGTTGAGCCAGGCGGTGCCGTAGATGCGGCTGAGCATCGCGTTGTTGGAATCGCCGCGCCAATACGCACCGGCCACCTTCATCAGCTTGAAGGAATGCAGCTTGCCGGTGTTCGGCACGTGCGGGCCGCGGCACAGGTCGGTGAACTCGCCCTGCGAATACAGCGACAGCGGCTCGTCGGACGGAATCGACGCAATGATCTCGGCCTTGTAGCTCTCGCCCAGGCCGCGGAAGAACGCCACCGCCTCATCGCGCGACTTCACGCTGCGCGTCACCGACAGTTGCTCGTCGACGATCTTGTGCATCTCCGCCTCGATCTTCGGCAGGTCGTCCGGGGTGAACGGCCGTTCGTAGGCGAAGTCGTAGTAGAAGCCGTTCTCGATCACCGGACCGATCGTGACCTGTGCGCCCGGGAACAGCCGCTGCACCGCCTGGCCCATCAGGTGCGCGGTGGAATGGCGCAGGATTTCCAGCGCCTCGGGGCTCTTCTCGGTGACGATCTGCAAGCTGGCGTCGTGCTCGATCGGGAAGCTGGCGTCGACCAGCTTGCCGTCGACCTTGCCGGCCAGCGTCGCCTTGGCCAGGCCGGCGCCAATCGCGGCGGCCACGTCCTGCACGGTGACGGGATGATCGAACGGCTTCTTGCTGCCGTCGGGTAGCGTGATTTCAATCATGGGAGCTTCTCTGGAAAAACAAAAAAGGGCATGACGCCCTTTTTTCGTAAACGAAGGCGTGGTGGCGGTCAGTCGTGGAAGCGGGTAGTTGCCATGTCGCACACTCGGCCGGCGCAAGCGCGGGCCACCTCGGATCTTGGGCGATATCGAAACGCTAGTTTAGCCCAGATTGCCTGTCAATCCTCGCCCGACGCGGCCTTGCCGGCAGTGCCCGGGCGGTAGAATGCCCGCGATCTCCCGAGGACACTCCATGCGCATCCTGGTTACCGGCACCGCCGGCTTCATCGGCGCCGCCCTGGCGCAGCGCCTGCTGGCGCGCGGCAACGTGGTCCATGGCTACGACAACCACAACAGCTACTACGATCCGGCATTGAAGGAAGCCCGTCTGGCGCGCTTCATCGACCACCCGAACTACACCCATCAGCGCGCCGACCTGGCCGACGCCGACGCGGTGAATCGCGCGTTCGCCACGTTCAAGCCGCAGCGTGTGGTGAACCTCGCCGCGCAGGCCGGCGTGCGTTATTCGCTGCAGAACCCGCAGGCTTACGTGGCGAGCAACCTGGTCGGCTTCGTCAACATCCTCGAGGCCTGCCGCCACGGCGGCGTGGAGCATCTGGTCTACGCCTCCTCCAGCTCGGTCTACGGCGCCAACCGCAAGCTGCCGTTCGCGGTGGAGGACGCGGTCGACCACCCGGTCAGCCTGTACGCCGCCAGCAAGAAGGCGAACGAACTGATGGCGCACACCTACAGCCACCTATACGGCCTGCCCACCACCGGCCTGCGCTTCTTCACCGTGTACGGTCCGTGGGGCCGGCCGGACATGTCGCCGATCCTGTTCGCCGACCGGATCAGCCGCGGCGAGCCGATCGACGTGTTCAACCACGGCCATCACAGCCGCGACTTCACCTATATCGACGACATCGTCGAAGGCGTGATCCGCACGCTCGACCATCCCGCCGAATCCGACCCGGCGTACGACGCCGAACTGCCGAATCCCGGCACGTCGAGCGCGCCATACCGTGTCTACAACCTCGGCAACGACCAGCCGGTGCAGCTGCTGCGCTTCATCGAACTGCTGGAACAGAACCTCGGGCGCACGGTCGAGAAACGCCTGCTGCCGATGCAGCCGGGCGACGTGCCCGATACCTGGGCCGACGTGTCAGCGCTGCGCCGCGACGTGGGCTACGCGCCGAATACCTCGATCGAGGACGGCGTGGCGCGCTTCGTCGAGTGGTACCGGGAGTACTTCGAGAAGTGAGTCAAGAGGAGTGAGAAGTGGGAGAAGAACTGGTTCGGAGCCGCTCTCACTCCACGCTTCTCTCCACTCACTCCTGCTCCTAGAACGGCTTGGCAATCACCAGGAAGATCACGCCCAGCAACAGCAGCACCGGCAGCTCGTTGAGCCAGCGCAGCATGCGCGAAGACGGCAGCGCGCCACCCTTCTCGCTGCGCTTGAGCATGCGCCCGGCCCAGATGAAGTAGGCCAGCAGCACGGCGACCAGGGTCAGCTTGGCGTCGATCCAATGCGTGCCGGCGGTGACGTTCGGCAACGCCTGCGGAAATACCCGCCAGCCTTGCCACAGGGTCAGCCCGAACAGGAACGCGATGCCGAACATGTTGTGGCCGAACTTGTACAGCCGCCGCCCCATCAACTGCAGCCGCGCCAGCACCGCCGGCTCGTTCGCCGCCTCGGCCAGGTTCACCAGGATCCGCGGCAGGTAGAACACCGTGGCCATCCAGGCGATGACGAACAGCAGGTGCAGCGACTTGATCAGCAGGTAGGTCATGGCGAACACACGTGGCCGCTGCGACGCGCAGCGCCCGCGATGATAGCGCGGGGATCGCCAATCAATCCCGCGCCGGCCCGATGCGCTCCAGCAGCGCATGCAGCAGGCGATCCTGCTGGGCCGCATCGAGCGGCGCATCGTGGCGATTGGTCAGTTGGAAGAAATCCTCCACGCGCTCGCCGAAGGTGGCGATGCGCGCGTCGTGCACGCGCACCCCGGTGGCCAGCATCACCTGGGCCACCGCGGCCAGCAGGCCGGGTCGGTCGGTGCCGATCAGGGCCAGCTGGGTACGGTCGCCGGCGGCGTGAAAGCTGATCTTCGGCGTCATCTGGAAGTGTTTCTGGTGGCGCGACATGCCGCGCTTGCTCGGCTGCACGCCGGCGGATTGCGCCAGTGCACGCTGCAACCGCTGCTGCAGCTCCTCCGCGCGCGCCGCGCTGACCGGCTGCTGGCTGTCCGCGTCGAGCAGCAGGAAGGTGTCCAGCGCCATCCCGGTCGGCGAACTGAGGATGCGCGACTCCATCACCGAGAAGCGCAGCCGGTCCAATACCGCGGTCACCGTGGCGAACAGGCCGTCGCGGTCGGGCGTGTAGACGAACAGCTCGGTGCTGCCGCGCACCGACAGCGGATGCACCGCCACCAGCGGCAGCGCACCCTGCGCACGCAGGATCGCCGTGGTCTGCCAGGCGATCTGTTCGGGCCGGTGCCGCAGGAAACTGAGTTGGGGAAAGTCGGCCCACACGTGCATCACGTCGGCTTCGGCATGGCCCTCGTTCAGCAGCAGCGCCAGCGCGTACTCGGAACACTCGTGCACGCGCACGCCGATGTCGCGCGGCAGCTCCACGTCGCTGCGCAGTGCGTAGCGGGT
This window of the Rhodanobacter soli genome carries:
- a CDS encoding NAD-dependent epimerase, whose amino-acid sequence is MRILVTGTAGFIGAALAQRLLARGNVVHGYDNHNSYYDPALKEARLARFIDHPNYTHQRADLADADAVNRAFATFKPQRVVNLAAQAGVRYSLQNPQAYVASNLVGFVNILEACRHGGVEHLVYASSSSVYGANRKLPFAVEDAVDHPVSLYAASKKANELMAHTYSHLYGLPTTGLRFFTVYGPWGRPDMSPILFADRISRGEPIDVFNHGHHSRDFTYIDDIVEGVIRTLDHPAESDPAYDAELPNPGTSSAPYRVYNLGNDQPVQLLRFIELLEQNLGRTVEKRLLPMQPGDVPDTWADVSALRRDVGYAPNTSIEDGVARFVEWYREYFEK
- the thrS gene encoding threonine--tRNA ligase, translating into MIEITLPDGSKKPFDHPVTVQDVAAAIGAGLAKATLAGKVDGKLVDASFPIEHDASLQIVTEKSPEALEILRHSTAHLMGQAVQRLFPGAQVTIGPVIENGFYYDFAYERPFTPDDLPKIEAEMHKIVDEQLSVTRSVKSRDEAVAFFRGLGESYKAEIIASIPSDEPLSLYSQGEFTDLCRGPHVPNTGKLHSFKLMKVAGAYWRGDSNNAMLSRIYGTAWLNDKDLKAYLYQLEEAEKRDHRKIGKQLDLFHQQEESPGMVFWHPNGWAIWQQVEQYMRGVYKKSGYQEVRCPMVLDVSLWKKSGHWDNYKENMFFTESEKHTFALKPMNCPGHVQVFNTGLHSYRELPIRYGEFGGCHRNEPSGALHGIMRVRAFTQDDGHIFCTPEQVEEEVTAFHLQAMKVYADFGFTDLAIKLALRPDKRIGSDEFWDRTEEMLRRALRAAGVEWEELPGEGAFYAPKIEYHLKDSIGRAWQVGTMQVDFMMPERLGAEYVDEHSQKRHPVMLHRAIVGSMERFIGILIEHHAGLLPAWLAPMQAVVLNITDAQADYVREVTQALVDKGFRVQSDLRNEKVGYKIREHTMQKVPYLLVIGDREKETGAVSVRTRSGEDLGSMPLASFAERLETEIRR
- a CDS encoding CopD family protein, whose protein sequence is MTYLLIKSLHLLFVIAWMATVFYLPRILVNLAEAANEPAVLARLQLMGRRLYKFGHNMFGIAFLFGLTLWQGWRVFPQALPNVTAGTHWIDAKLTLVAVLLAYFIWAGRMLKRSEKGGALPSSRMLRWLNELPVLLLLGVIFLVIAKPF